TCAAGGTAACCAAGCATTTTTGTAGCCATTATTACGTCATATCCATTAGGTTGATTTGCCTTTAATGGAACGTTAATGATATTCCACATTTTTTCAAAGGGCTTCATCATTGAATATCGATAGAAGTCTTCTCTCTCTTCTTCCATACTAAATAATTTTTCATATTGTTTAATTGTATCTTCAATTACTATTTGCATTGCTACCACCTTTCTTCTTTTGATTTACTGAAAAAATTTTCATTGCCTCACTCATAAACTTGGCCAATCCTTCACTATACTGATCAATGTTTTGTGTAAAGCGTTCATCTTCAATATAGAGTTGGCCTAATCCTTGGAAGGCATCAAGAGAATACTTACCAAAATTCTTATTTAAAAAGTCATACCATTCTTTAATCGTTTTTTGTACTTCTTGCGAGTTAGGAGAATAATTGCGAAGTTGTACAAGTTTATTGAAAATCACATCCCAATTTTGAGATAAATCTTGTTGTTCATCTATAGCCATGTCTCTTAATTTTGCGCTTATCTCATCAACAGGTTGATCCCCCCAACGCATGCGAGCCTCTTGTTCATACTGGTTGAGTCTAAAGTTAATACCCTCAAACCTTTCTTCGTTCGACATTTTAATTTCTCCCATCGTGTGTTTAATCGTTTTATCAATGGTTTCAATCATTTTATCGACTCTATTTCGTTTCTCAATTAACATTTTCCGTTGTAAGATTAACGCTTCCTGTTGATTAAATGAAGGGCTATTGATAATCGTTTTAATCTCCTTCAAGGAGAAATCAAGCTCTCTGAAAAATAAAATTTGCTGTAATTTTTCAAGATCCTCTTCAGAATAAAGCCGATAGCCAGAATAGGTGGTTTCTTTTGGAGTTAATAACCCAATCTGATCATAATGATGAAGTGTACGAACACTAACACCAACCAATTCAGCTACTTCTTTTACTTTCATACTCATGTCTTATATGCACCTCCTTCAGTTGTCATTATAAAGTATCACGTAACGTAAGGGTCAATAGTTAAATGAGGTAATTCAAACCCTGATCTTGCAGAAAAACCACCAACCAAGAGAATGATTTATCTCCTGACTGACGGTCAGCCACTAATGTTATATTTCTATGCCTATCTCAATCCCAGACTTGAATTCAACGGTGAGCTTATCTTCATATATCGTTACTTTCTCAATAAGTCGCCTTACTAACTGTTCATCATACTCCTCCAATTCGCAGGATTGTTCATTCAAGAAATCAGTCATATCAGCGATTCGTTGCCTTTTCCCTTCTCGCTCTGCATTCTCTACAAGTGCATTTTGCTTCAATTCACGAAGGTGGTAAATTTCATCAGCCACATCCTCATAGTCATTCTTTGACTTTGCTTGGATAAGAAGCTGTTGCTGTAATTCTTCCAATTTGCCATCAATATCATCGGTGGTATGATCATTTTCTTCATTAAATATAGTAGCTATGTTTTTCTGTAAGGTTGAGAGGAATGGTTCTTTGTTAGCCAAAAGTTCGTTAATAGCCTTAACCACTGCTGTCTGCAATGTTTCCTCATTTATGGTAGGGGCAGTGCATTCAGAATCCTTCTCCTCCAGACGGCTGACGCATCGCCAAACAATTGACTTGTATCCTCGGTTATTCCAATGTACCCGTCTGTAAATATCACCGCACTGTCCGCAGTAAACAATACTCGATAAAGCATACTTACTGCTATATACTCTCTTTTTACCGCCCTTGCCACCCCGAAGATTCGCTCTTCGAACCATCTCTTCTTGAACCTGCATAAAAAGGTCGCGTGGAATGATAGGCTCATGGCTGTTTTCCACATAATACTGGGGAACGATGCCGTTATTCTTGACTCGCTTTTTAGAAAGGAAATCAACCGTATATGTTTTTTGTAGAAGGGCATCACCGATGTATTTTTCATTCTGCAGTATCTTTTTCAGTGTTTCTGGTCTCCATTTGGCTTTGCCTGCCGCTGTTAGAATACCGTCTGCTTCTAGTCCTCTTGCTATTTGTAAAAGGCTGGCTCCCTCTAGGTACTCCCTGTAAATCCGTTTAACAACCTCAGCACCCTCTGGGTCAATCACTAATTGCTTGTTTTCATCCTTGGTGTATCCAAGGAAACGCTTGTGATTCACCTGGACTTCGCCTTGCTGATATCGATACTGAATACCCAGCTTTACGTTCTGGCTTAAGGACTGGCTTTCCTGTTGGGCAAGGGATGCCATAATGGTCAGCATGATTTCGCCCTTGGAATCTAGTGTGTTGATATTCTCTTTCTCGAAGAATACGGCGATGTTTTTATCCTTTAACTGCCGGATATATTTAAGGCAGTCCAACGTGTTTCTGGCAAATCGGCTGATGGATTTTGTGATGATCATATCAATATTTCCTGCCATGCACTCTTCAATCATGCGGTTGAATTCATCTCGCTTTTTGGTATTTGTACCTGTGATGCCATCATCCGCAAAAATCCCTGCCAATTCCCATTCCTTGTTTTTCTTAATATAATTTGTATAATGTTCAATCTGTATGTCATAACTTGAAGCTTGCTCCTCACTATCCGTTGAAACACGGCAATAAGCGGCCACTCGTATTTTGGGTTTGCTTTCACTATTTTTATTATTTCCGATTCGTTTAATTGCTGGAATGACTGTTACATTCCTACTCACTGCCACTTGTTACACCTCGCTTTCTATCAAACTGTAGGCATATTCCGCCTGCTTGTATGGGTCGTCATATTTTTGCACTAGAGGTTTTGCTTTGAACTTTATAGGATAATCCGTTTCCGGTTCGTCTTTAGGTTCCCATATCCTTCCTAGCTTTTTTGCTCGT
The DNA window shown above is from Thermicanus aegyptius DSM 12793 and carries:
- a CDS encoding recombinase family protein; amino-acid sequence: MAVSRNVTVIPAIKRIGNNKNSESKPKIRVAAYCRVSTDSEEQASSYDIQIEHYTNYIKKNKEWELAGIFADDGITGTNTKKRDEFNRMIEECMAGNIDMIITKSISRFARNTLDCLKYIRQLKDKNIAVFFEKENINTLDSKGEIMLTIMASLAQQESQSLSQNVKLGIQYRYQQGEVQVNHKRFLGYTKDENKQLVIDPEGAEVVKRIYREYLEGASLLQIARGLEADGILTAAGKAKWRPETLKKILQNEKYIGDALLQKTYTVDFLSKKRVKNNGIVPQYYVENSHEPIIPRDLFMQVQEEMVRRANLRGGKGGKKRVYSSKYALSSIVYCGQCGDIYRRVHWNNRGYKSIVWRCVSRLEEKDSECTAPTINEETLQTAVVKAINELLANKEPFLSTLQKNIATIFNEENDHTTDDIDGKLEELQQQLLIQAKSKNDYEDVADEIYHLRELKQNALVENAEREGKRQRIADMTDFLNEQSCELEEYDEQLVRRLIEKVTIYEDKLTVEFKSGIEIGIEI
- a CDS encoding MerR family transcriptional regulator — protein: MSMKVKEVAELVGVSVRTLHHYDQIGLLTPKETTYSGYRLYSEEDLEKLQQILFFRELDFSLKEIKTIINSPSFNQQEALILQRKMLIEKRNRVDKMIETIDKTIKHTMGEIKMSNEERFEGINFRLNQYEQEARMRWGDQPVDEISAKLRDMAIDEQQDLSQNWDVIFNKLVQLRNYSPNSQEVQKTIKEWYDFLNKNFGKYSLDAFQGLGQLYIEDERFTQNIDQYSEGLAKFMSEAMKIFSVNQKKKGGSNANSN